The nucleotide window CCGGCTGGGACTGATCACCGGTGGTACCTTCTTTGCCACCCTGATGTATGGATTTTCCAACAAATACAATTACCGCGTCCATAAACTGAAACTGGCATTTAAAAACCTGCCCTCCTCTTTCAGGGGCCTGCGTATTGTTCAGATCTCCGACATCCACTCCGGCAGCTTCGCCGACCGCGAAGCCGTGATCAAAGGCGTGAATATGATCAACGCCCAGAAGGCTGATCTCGTGCTGTTTACCGGCGATCTGGTCAATGACCGCGCGGATGAAATGGCCCCCTGGATGGATGTGTTCAGCCAGATAAAAGCTCCTATGGGCGTGTATTCCACACTGGGAAACCACGACTATGGCGATTATTACCCCTGGCCTGATAAAACGGCTTCCGGTCATAGTGATATGCAAAAACAAAACCTGGAAAGATTGAAGGTACTGCATGGGGAGCTGGGCTGGAAACTGATGATGAACGAAAGTGTGGTACTGGAAAAAGGCGGCGACCAGATCGCGCTGCTGGGGGTGGAAAACTGGAGTGCCATTAAGCGCTTCCCTCGCCACGGTGATCTCCGCAGGGCCTATCAGGGCGTAAGCCATATTCCGTTTAAAATACTGCTCTCACACGATCCTACCCACTGGGATGCACAAATCAGACCCGAATATCCTGATATCGCACTCACCCTTGCGGGTCATACACATGGTATGCAATTTGGTGTAGAGATACCCGGCCTCAAATGGAGCCCGGCACAATACTTCTATAAGGAATGGGCCGGACTGTACAAGGCCGGCGAACAACGGCTGTACGTAAACAGGGGCTTCGGTTTCCTGGGTTACCCCGGCAGGGTAGGCGTACTCCCGGAAATTACCGTGATAGATCTGGTATAACCTTAAGCGCAAACAGCATTGGGATCGACAAAATTATCAGGAGGCAAAGTGATCAAATCCCAAAATATGCTATATTGTGGGCAGTATCTCTATATAATGCGCGTATTCCTGACATGTCTGCTACTGTTTTGCAGTGTTTTCGCCAATGGCCAATCTTTAGCGGAGGTGGAAAGGCAGTTGGATTCCCTGCTGAACGCCCAGCGGAAAAGTGAAATAGTGGCAGCGCTCAGTTACGGAAATAATCCCGCCTACGGCAACAAAGTCGCCAACTTCGAACAGCCCCTTGTCATGAAGCCCTTTCTTTCTCCTTCCCTGACATGGTATCATAAAAGTGGTTTTTTTGCCGGCGCCAATGCCTACTACTTATTCAATACCGAGAAAAATCACTGGTTTGAATGGGACCTGACTGCCGGATACGACTATACGAAAAATAAAAACTTCCAGACCGGTATTTCATATACACGTTACATTTTTACGGATTCCACGGATGTTCCTACTACACCGATCAAGAATGAACTGTATGCCTATTTTTATTACCGTAAATGGTGGCTGCAGCCGGGTATCAGCCTGGATTACGGCTGGGGTAAACATTCCACTAGCGGGTTGCGTAGCAGGGAAACCCTGCAGGGCAGTGACTTTAACGTAATCACTACCGTAAGACATTCATTTATTTTCGATGGGTTGTTGTGCTCCCGCGATGCCTTGTTGCTACTGCCTTCCATGTCATTGACCCTGGGCACGGCCAACTACTACAGTCAGTTGATTGCTTTTCGTTATGTGACCCGCTCTCCCAAAATGAAATTTGATAAAGTACATCCCGGTAAAGTGCTGAACTTTGAAGATCATACCGGTTTTGAACCCCGTGCAGTAGACTGTACGATCAATGTATCCTACCTTGTAAATAAATTTACCATCTCTCCCGCCTTCACTGTTTTTAAGCCACTCACCGGCGTAGACCAGCATTTGATGAGTTATTTCACCGCAAGGCTGGCGTATAGTTTCTAATATTGTTAACAAATAGCACGGAATTTGTATTTGAGGAATCTCCTTATTGAGATAGGGGTATTTTACTGTTCGGGCGTCTATAATTTTAACCATTACTAACAACATACAATTATGAAAAAACTGTTTCTCGCCGTTGC belongs to Chitinophaga sp. HK235 and includes:
- a CDS encoding metallophosphoesterase, with the translated sequence MRPGLNSIILVVFLLLLDIYVFQAVRAMVYMSLPRVRNITYTVYWFISAVCITMVLLLPYINWHSWPAQVKSYLMAIFLGLVVAKLLAVVFLLIDDVRRGIVWLIRRFTTEKDVMPTEGVVSGLTRSQFLSRLGLITGGTFFATLMYGFSNKYNYRVHKLKLAFKNLPSSFRGLRIVQISDIHSGSFADREAVIKGVNMINAQKADLVLFTGDLVNDRADEMAPWMDVFSQIKAPMGVYSTLGNHDYGDYYPWPDKTASGHSDMQKQNLERLKVLHGELGWKLMMNESVVLEKGGDQIALLGVENWSAIKRFPRHGDLRRAYQGVSHIPFKILLSHDPTHWDAQIRPEYPDIALTLAGHTHGMQFGVEIPGLKWSPAQYFYKEWAGLYKAGEQRLYVNRGFGFLGYPGRVGVLPEITVIDLV